The genome window TGTCAAGTGTCAGGGGTTCTCCTCtacttaacctctcgcagagggaagctgaaggagaaggctCGCATGCTGCACGAGCTGAAGGACAAGAGTCTCGCAtgcagctgacgaagagacagacaACTGAAAAgtttacgcggttagtgagtgctaaaaattaacacaaccacgcccgctcgccggccggcctcgccacgccacgcccggcccgagcccggcggcggcacgcccttgtccgtttcttaacttctcaagttaggtggaataattcccaccatataagtcaagccaaaagactcttgtacttccaatatggtactattggtctTCTCCAGCACTACAcatcatagagtttattcaataaatgagcCAAGCCCATAAAAAATCTAACACTCCCTCTGTTCCAGAATATATTTAAATAGATGATGATGAATTTAGACACATATAAAACACATATATCAAAATAAAACTCGCAAGAGAAGGTACCAAAACATGTTCCTGTAGTACCCTTTTGATGTGTATACCAAACAGCTTAGATTAATTCCTATCATGGCTTACTTTGAAAAGGGGCCGAATGCGTTGTACGTTGGAGTACAAATACATCCTCTTTGTTCAACGTGCAAGCAATATCAACTCAGGTGTTGCGTACTTTACCCAGTCTCAGGAGAGCACTTCACCCAGGAGAGACAGTTATAATTCCCATTTTCTCGATGCAGAACAGACCACACCAATCTGTGGTTTCTTCAACTTTGCTCAACCCAAATTCTTGGATGCCTGCGTCATCCCAACCATTTCCCAGTAGTCTTGTGAGAACTTTACTGAGAAAGAAGCCATTTGTTAGTTTCTTATCTTACGTTATTACCTTAAATAAGTGCTACAGTTCAAGCCAAAGCAATAAAAGGAGTTATATATCAAATATTCTACAAACTAGAGCTGATGTCATGCTGTTAATTTCCCCCATCTGACAGACTACTCATGTCAATTAGTTTGAGCTTCATCCCTTTGAACAATCAGGCGATTACCTTAGATGGCACATATACCATTCCATTTACTTTTGTTTCGTTCCTTGGTTAACGAGTGCCTTCTTTTAATGCAAAACAAGTGCCTGTCAGATGTCCTCCAGGAGATATTGAATTCTATAACTGTATTATAAGTATAAGCACCCACTGTTGTTCAAAAAGGAAAATGGAACAGGCATCTGTGGCGACATGGTTgaatggatattttcataaaccATGGTCACATGTAATAAAGGTACAGCCGTACAGCCCTTATGCAGAGTAAGAAGGTTTACATATACTTGAGTGGGTACATATGTAGTGGAAGCCACTAATCAGATGCTGCGAAAATTCTAAGAATATTGAGAGTTAGCGTTCAGAGTGCAATTATTAATATTACTCAAGTCCAAACTAAATCCGTGCTTAAAAGGGAAACCAAAAATGAGTTAAGTTGCAATACAGACACATTGCCAAACTTCCAAGAAATAACAAACTACAAGtgacagctaatgttgtaacagcAAATACCTTGAAAAGGATGAGTGCATGCAGCAGCAAGTGTTCGAATGATTTTGCTGCTGCAAATTAATTTGAGCCATGAGCCCAGATAATTTGTGTAAGAATATCACACTTCCCCAACAGCTAACTGCAGAACACAATACGGGATAAATTATCCTTATAAATGCATAGAACATTAGCTAAACTTGGAGGACGAGATACAAGAACAACATGCTTCTGGCTAAACAAAGTAGTACTAGTAAGATTTGAGGCTATAGATCACTAAAATTGTAAATAATGTATGTCTGCACAAACCCCATAGGTTACCAGTAAACCAGCACAGCTGAAATGGACTACATGCAAGTGCAAACAGCAAAGCTCACAACGTATACAAGTAAATCAGTACAATGGAAATGGATATTTATGTGCAACCATCTGGCCATATTATTCCTTTATATAGGAATATCAATCCTTTTCTTATGAAAAAAATAGCTTAAGGTCTCAAGGGTTGATGTACCAAACCTTAGTAGACTGAAACCATGCTGCTGAACCACATTCATGTTTCAGTGTTCTGAATGGACCATTCACGGAAACCTCAGCTTTAAACTCTGTCCCGGACAAATCAAGGTCATGGAGTTTGAAATGCTCACTTGCTTTCCCATTAGGCATACGCTTAAGATTAGGTACTCCAGAAACTTCATGTATATCCTTTTCCGCGCCTGCATAGTTTCAAAATTAGTAGAATTATGGGCATGCAAACAAATGGAAGGATGTCATGGTATGCCCAAATCTATAAACCACAAGGCACAAATGTGGCTAGTGGTAAGCAAACAGGTAGTGAACCTGGTTTTGTGGCCATAATAAATCCATCCAATCTCTTTGTTAGTAAGGATGTTCCAGGAAACAACATCAAGTTTACATTATGAAGTTGTTTCCTTTCAGCATCTTCGATAGGTTTGAAGCCAAATCCTGACACCCATGTGCTAACCAACTCTGGGATGGCAGAAAGGACCAACATCTTAACATTAAATGAACAGAGCATCTGCATTAGAGGAAATAGGGGAAATCACATAGTGATATGCAGTTAAAAGTTATTAGCAGTAACATAAAAAAAGGATATCGATTTGATAAGAAATCACATATTAGCAAAGAATGGACCCGATAGGTAAATGGGAGGAAAATCATATCTTATCATTTAAGCACATCTGCAGTCCAAGTTAATGCGATACACAATCATGGGAAGCCATAACTTGTTCCAGTACTGTTGTGCTGTTTTGTGCTTTTGTCTGATTCCCTATTCCACTGTACCTTTTCAATGATGCTCATTAGAATTCGGCACATTCCTTGCCGTCGAAAGTCTACAGAAGTAGCAATAAAAGGAAGCTCAGCAGCTTTAGTTCCATGTACTCTGCATGAGAAAAAAAGTTtttgttagactgtgtgtgtgagtgtgtgtgggccggcaccactgttgggctgccggcccattagggttagggttaagtctCTATATATATGTACCACATCTCCTATCAATACATCCACTTCATTATTCTACATAGCCACCTCCTAATTGCTCGCGCTGACGCCCCAGTAGCGCCTCCCTCTTCGAGCTTCTCCCATCGCCGGTGCCGTCAACACCCTTTGCCAGGTCCGGCGCAAGCCCCTGCCCGGCTGGACACGCCCCCCCGCCCACCCCCTTCTTCGCCTTCGCTGGATCCGTCGCTGTCGCGGCCTTCCCGGACGGATCCACGTTGCTGCGACCTTTCCGGCTCGATCCGCCGTCCCTTTGGCTGGATCGCTTCTTCCCGTCCGGATCCGTCGCTGTCGTGGCCTTCTCGGCCGGATCCGACATTCCCCTTCTTTTCTGCCGCAGGCACGGACACCATGACCGGCGCAGACGCGTGCGCTGCCGTCGGCCTCCCTGGCGGGGCTCCTTGACGCCTGGACGATCGAAGAAGCAGGAAGGTCGGCCTGCTGGTGCCCTTTTGTTGTGTCACCCTGCTGATCattgacgctcgaacgtcgacccctcccgAAGATCAGGCTTCTGCTGCGTGTCTCCCAACCGCgaccacctcgacttcggctacctcggcATCTAGGGGCTATCGTCTTCCTGGAGCACACATTGGTCTCTACTCCAGCCTCAACATTCGCACCATCACGAcgctgcgactgcggggggatttcaacccgtcggCTCCAACTTTCAGcctctactccagtctcatcgtgtgtggtgcccccgttgcgactgcggagggatgttagactgtgtgtgtgagtgtgtgtgggacggcaccactgttgggctgccggcccattagggttagggttgagtcTCTATATATATGTACCACATTTTCTATCAATACATTCACTTCATTATTCTACAGTTTTATCTATAGTATATTTTCTCGAATATACACTGAAAATGGAAGAAACAGATagttatttttattattattttgttgttgttgtttatgGTTATCCCATCATGTTATTCTATACTATGTGGGATTTTTTGAAAGCTAACAAGGCATATGCTGTTAGTATGCATGTTGTAGTTGTAAAATAATATATTGAACTGATAAAACCAAAACAGCAGTTAATGACAAGCAAATGGGTAGAAATAACACGCATAAATTCATTAAAAGAACACTTCAGACAGAAAAGTAGGTTCAATTTCTAACGAAGACCTGATTAAAACAATTCACCTGATAGAAGCCACACATAAAATTTTATCACCTTTCTCCAGGATTACAGTATAGAATCCCTGATAATCCACACGAGCAAAGTTTGATCTGATAAGAAGTGAACCATGTAAGTAAACCTTGAAATTACTCAGTAAAATATATATACACATTCAAGTTTCTTCTATAATATCAGAGAGAGAACCTTATATGAAGTAGATTTGAAAAGAAAAGGTATACTAAAACTAGCTAAGCATTCAGCTGATTAACAGAACATCCCAAAAATTGTGTCTTTTGTATTTAGCATACCAGCATTTTTGTCAGTTCAACTTTCCAGTAAAACATGAAGAAATCAATCATTATGGTATCATTTACTCTTGTTCTTCGACAATCAGACCAGAAAATATAAACTGAAAAGGAGTACATAATGAAACAATGGGCAAATTAAAATCATAAGGATAGTCAATTAAGGAAACTTACCCCTTGTTGTATAAAACATGGGGTATCATGTCCACACCAGTTCTAGGATCCACCATACGAATGATACATTCCTCCAATAGAGTAAGAGCCACTGCTAATTTCATATTACATTCTGCCAAACAGGCAATCTTCTGAACAGAATGTAGCTTCTGCCCGTCATTGTTGCATCTCAGTATGGACCATGAAAGGTCACTGTCAAGAATATTATCCGTCCCGACATGACTACGCAGCCCTATGAATATCTATTAGCAGCAAGGTAGAAAACATATTAATAGGAAGAAACAGAAGAATGAGAAAAAAATTGGAACCAGGACGCAGAGTATGTTAGGCACACAAAGAAGTAACATAAATGTTGTCTAGTGCATGGGGTGCTAATTACTTCTAACCTAATACCCATAAAAATTGACATACAATTTTGAGATTGAAAAACTAGCAATCCAAGAGGTTAACCAAATCTAAGCTAGGAAGGTTTGATTTTGTGAACCACGCTGTCCTAAGCATTCAAACATATGAGTCCACTATATCTATAAGACTATGACGAGGAATGGTCACGCAAATTACAATTTCTGCAGGTATGACAAAACACAATGGACTATGGTCACTAAAGCATCTTGCAACTTTCAACATCATCTAAGTTAAATAAGTGTTACCTCTTTACAGTATTTCCCACAAAACCATGTCTGAGATATTTGATCCTCAAGAGGTAGCTTCTCTTGTTCAATGCAAATGCCATGGTCTGCCAATGAAAACATATCTATTCAAATTGAAGTTACAGATAAGAGAATAATTTATCTGCAATGCACAGTGAAGAACTGAAGAGTATGAAACCACTCTATGGATTTTATTCTTGGGCCTTGCTAGAAAGTATGGTTCAGCTCAAAGCTGCTAGAAGCTTGATAAGAAGTCAATAGAGCATGTTGGAAGAAAGAAAACCCTAATTCATTGATAGTGGGCTGAGTATTACATACCCAACACTAGTGGGTTATATGGGTTGGGTTGTAGGCCcttaacacttagatagaaacaaaACAATCTAACACCCCCTGCAGTTGAAACTTCCTGCCacgacagatgttgagactggactgAAACTCCAAGAACAACGAGGAGGGAAGACTCTTAGTGAAGATGTCGGCAAACTACGAGCACGTAAAGACGTggtgatgtcacacccgggtttcggggcaccaagacccgggcgcgaacataatcaccaggtgtgctgggaccaagtctcacacatatgatgaatcatgacacaggatcgaatgtcacatctttactttataataggagttatgtacaaaataaataattacattataaggagacaacggtccagcaacccaaagttgactgggagacgacagcctagacctctcacgaactcatcacagcatcctccatgcgcctcatcctgtggtacctgttcttaacctgtggggggtgtgtgagacagcaagagtgagctcacatacgttcatcgctcaacaagttgtggggaataatgtgcatgaactcgtcaaaggtgggagctcacgtgaagtgtaaggcttaccaaagaggatggttagagctgaacattgcttttaaagtaggtcaaaattttattagcaattactaagtataagtaaataccaatccaattaagtagcagaacaaaagtaacaacatcacctgcgatgcaatgcatatgacaaattgaatttagttccataaattaatcatgagagagtcctgagctgctcatgaccgtgagctcggctagtataccagttttacactctgcagaggtggtaccctttacccacaagtcatgttacccgtctgccaagggatcgcgacttcccatacgcctctaccgaggaggcgaggcagggtaacactacgaggcctttacaaagttccactagcttcagaaaacccgctacagtttataggaagctccaatgcagggttcttgactgaccgccatcgcagcaaaatcagccaaggacctccctacactgaccactcccctactgcccttgcccctttcgggtaaggtagtcctccactagctttcctaattaatcggccaagggcgtccataaacccttgtggtggcacgtgtttctcaagttaagctctatgttccaattaacattaatgatcttgacatgaatagtaaataacaacggataacaaaagtatcatcatgaataatgtgtatctcaatgcccaaaaccacatataacactagcaagtactacccaaaaagttcagtggtaaacaaggcataaagatagacaaactagggtaacctattaggtcccatcaaaattaacctatgcagatcattatgattaattagaacatgagtgggtaaaagaagtgatcaagggcacaacttgtctgggacttgagattccaggtaccaggatgatcttcaggtgactcgtgtcctcactgctaaacgtagcaatacagacaaacaatgtataggcaaaattaacatcacaccaaataatAGAATTAACtacgtaataatattctacgttgcgtaacgagatcgtgggttcaatAATCACTGAAATCTAAGTTAGAGTTGAAGAGAGATGGTTTTCAGAAGATCTATGCAATTATCCAGTTAGATCTAGGTCTTTATGCTGGTTTTATGAATCATTTGATAAAGATATTTAAAGGAATAACTTTAATCTATATCATACCAGGGTAGAAATAATATTTTAGTTAAATTATGATCAGAGGTAGACTAACTTCACATAGAATGATTAATCCACTAACATAGGCTAAATAAATAACCTAATACAATCGTATGTGGAATGATAACCATAATTCTTTTAATGTGTAAACAATTTTATTACGAAGTTAACGCAATTTAAACGGAGTAAAACTGAGTTAAGATGCAAAAGTTATGTGTTACATAAGTTTGATGGCATTTTTAATATTTGTTTTGCACTTAACATAGATTCCAGGGCTATAATGTAAATTCCAGGGATCTTGATGTAATTACTTTGCCCATCCACGCACGCCGAGTTATTTTCCCTTAAGGACAGGGGCCCCCTTGCAAAACCGATCTCGAATTCCCACACAAGGACACGTGGCGTCCTGCGACTGGCTGAGATCGTGCCACACCCCGGTGCACATGGTGAGGCGCACGGGATCCAATCCACACAGGATCCCCACCACCACACACACGTGCAAACAAAAGAGATCATCCCAGACCACCGGATCGACGATCAACGCCCCGGATTCAAAGTGTCGAAGGGTTATTTGCTCTTCTAATCTTGATCGTCGCTTGCTAATCCAACGGCCCGAGGGCTTTCTTCCCCACAAGGCAGGACGCGGCGGCACTAAGACCCGCACGGCGGAGGCCATGGCCAGACCGCGCCGCCCATCCATCCTAAGCCCGAAGCTCCGATCCGATGAATGTTATGCATAGATGAGACATAGAGGGATTAGAAGATGGATGCCCTACCGGTACACATGCAGCATAGACCCTCGCCCATGGTGACCAGCGGCCACACGGTGGCGGTATGCCCCGACGAGCGACCACGCCGGTGTCTGCGAGATTCCCCCCCCTGACGGCTCGGGCGAGGACGATGATGGCCGGCAGCGGAGCCCCGCGGCAGCGGCAATATGGCTGGACGCGCACCGAAGGAGGCGTGGTGTCGAGGCCACGGCGTCTACCCGCTTTCTCTTTCTCCCTCGGTCTCTTCTTCTGTTTCCCAGCCATAAGGATGGCGAGGGGGGTAGCGGCTCACGTTTTTATAGCGCCCCGCCAGTGAAGTCCGGACCCGCGATTCCTGGCGGCTCCACCGGCTAAGGAAACGGCCGTAGCCGAGCTCGGCGGAAATCCAGCGAGCGCGACCGGATTTCCGGAGTCTGTTGCGATACGGTGGGGAGGAAAGGTCTTACCATCCGGGCCTACCAGTCAGCGGCCAGCGACGATTGCGCGAGTGTGGGTGACGAGCGGCTGGCAGTGGGCCCGCATGGTCAGTCGCAGCGTGGCCAGCGCACGCGCTCGCAGATATGGAGTCGACTAGCACAGGCTGCGCGGTAGTGGATATGGGCTGGTGGTTAGACGAATTGGCCCACGAGCAGGTAAGgttttttttattctttttctatTCTCTTCTCAATTTCTAATTCCCATTTCAATTTCAAGTTTAAAACTCATAGTTCAAATTCAAATCTGAGCCACAGTAAAGTGCTGGCCCGAATAATTATATTTACTTATTTATATTTTCCTTTATAATatatattcttttcctttttatttatttatggaaGAAATAAATAGTCCATTTCAAATCCCCTTTTCTAAATTGAACATCTTTGGTTAAACCCTAATTTTGATTATTAACTTGCTCCTATTAATATGGTTAGTATTAAATGCACAACACAAAAGTCCAAAATGAGGCATagtgtgtgtttggtttgacttttggctttggcttttgcccccctaaaagctaaaagccaaccaaagggctggatccaggaagcagctttttctaaaagccgactttctcgtagtgcaaatctgaaagcacccctggacctgcttttagtggcttttcggatagaactgtgaaaacatatatcgaagaatttttaatgACTTTTAGTGATTTTCACCAAACGGGTTTTAGCTTTTTAATagcttacagcctacagcagctttttccacagctcacagcccacagcaacttttttcacagccacagcccaaccaaacagacccataGATTATTTTATGTATTATTAATTAATTATTCTCTTTAAATAAGGATATTCTCTTGTTGGAATAAGTAGATGGTCACACATATAATGAGATATACTATTTTCACCTTATTTACAAtttgggtcttacaaatcctaccccccttaaaaagaatctcgtcctcgagattagtaagaaaagggATGAGAAAGAATGGTTTGCAATTGAGATTTTTGGTTCAAAATTTAAGAGTCTTTTTTTGTCTTTAATACTGATTAGCATGTGATTAGAAAAGCGTTAGCATCTTTTATTTCTGGCCATCTAGTAGACAAGATTTGGTTAGAGCAAGGATAGGTTGAGGCAATAAAGGAAGGGCAAGAAAAGACTTCATCTtggatggtggatcttgattcatgtgAAGTTCTGATTCTATTcatatccttccttgtcgatgttGATCTTCTCTTCTCCGGTCTTGATGTCTTCAACCAGGTTAGGGATAAGAGGTTAAGATAGATTTGTAGGCAGTGACTTAGTAGGTAGTGTAGCTGGTTTAGTAGGTAGTTATAAGTTGAATGAGATTAGTTAGAATGTAGTTTGATTGTTTGCTTCTAGATTGGGTGGATAAGTTATGTAACCTGTTATATAGGTCGAGTTGTTGTGTATGGCtgagttgatctaagtcaccaatttaggcctaagtgaattaggagtatggcctcATATTTTGTACCAACATTaagcaacttacattagattagctcaacttaaggttagccttcgttaggttagactaatctatcacattagatcaggtctaggttagattggtatgactagacagactagataagatctcattaatttggattagatcatgattgttactttaggatgggatatgtatgctaattagggcaaaatgaatccataaggataatatagaatcttttgagttcagttagatctattaggatgacataaaaaaaatcttttcaagttaagatgaatctactaaggtgatggagtatcttttaagataagatggatctatgagtgtaggatagaatctttcaagatgagatggttattgttaggctagatactttaatgagggataatctagtttgtctagatatttttATAAGTTTTTTTTCATGTATGTATATGTAGGTGCAATTGTGGATATtattccacaactcatcacactcaatcaaagatccaaatcagacaagtatcataagaacaaacattgaagtatacaaataaaaaaaaatagttttgtttttgtccctaatattaggtctcctattcctaaaggtcactttaggtacatgatttcaaagtgtgaaatccacatttgtctttagaaagaaaaggtaagaataatcagagtaagcggaaatagatgagaaagattaagagaagtttagaaaagaatcagaataGCAAagataagtaagtattggttgtccaattctatctaggtttcgtcctacagtcaacattcctctgataccacttctgtcacacccgggtttcggggcaccaagacccgggcgcgaacataatcaccaggtgtgctgggaccaagtctcacacatatgatgaatcatggcacaggatcgaatgtcacatctttactatataataggagttatgtacaaaataaataattacattataaggagacaacggtccagcaacccaaagttgactgggagacgacggcctagacctctcacgaactcatcacagcatcctccatgcgcctcatcctacggtacctgttcttgacctgtgggggggtgtgagacagcaagagtgagctcacatacgttcatcgctcaacaagttgtggggaataatgtgcatgaactcgtcaaaggtgggagctcacgtgaagtgtaaggcttaccaaagaggatggttagagctgagcattgcttttaaagtaggtcaaaattttattagcaattactaagtataagtaaataccaacccaattaagtagcagaacaaaagtaacaacatcacctgcgatgcaatgcatatgacaaattgaatttagttccataaattaatcatgagaga of Zea mays cultivar B73 chromosome 8, Zm-B73-REFERENCE-NAM-5.0, whole genome shotgun sequence contains these proteins:
- the LOC103636488 gene encoding increased DNA methylation 1; the encoded protein is MFSLADHGICIEQEKLPLEDQISQTWFCGKYCKEIFIGLRSHVGTDNILDSDLSWSILRCNNDGQKLHSVQKIACLAECNMKLAVALTLLEECIIRMVDPRTGVDMIPHVLYNKGSNFARVDYQGFYTVILEKGDKILCVASIR